One Actinospica robiniae DSM 44927 genomic region harbors:
- a CDS encoding HAD-IC family P-type ATPase, with amino-acid sequence MDGVLEDLAPDGLTSAQVAERVASGRTNRLPPASSRSLAAIVRANVLTWFNGLIFTLFVIMLVVGPFQDALFGFVIVFNALIGIVQEWRAKRTLDSLAIVGEARPRVLRDGAVRQLTAAEIVLDDVILLGPGEKIPVDGEVLDAAALEVDESLLTGEADPVRKTDGDEALSGSFVVAGRGSIRARKVGADAHAARLAAEAQQFTLVRSELRDGVAHIIRFLTYLLVPAGILQIIVQTSLAGGFRSGLSRTVAGIVPMVPEGLVLLTSVAFAVGVVRLGRRNCLVQELPAIEGLARVDTVCLDKTGTLTEGGMRLSGIETLAEDPTEEQVRAALGALGALEDHPNATMAAVIEGCPAPQPVWRPEGVAAFSSARKWSGASFADDRGTWLIGAPDILGAGTAAADRAQERGAGGLRVLLLARSAVELSDDAEFSTAQMHPEPAALVLLEQRIRSDAAPTLEYFAQQDVHLKVISGDNAVSVGAVAASLGLPGAEDPLDARELPTASEDDVPTPETVDATFAEEVTGHSVFGRVTPRQKQQMVVALQSRGHIVAMTGDGVNDVLALKNADIGIAMGSGSGAARAVAQIVLLDERFATLPSVVAEGRRVVGNIERVSNLFLVKSFESFLLVVLTGILRLPYPFLPRHSTLVSTLTIGTPSFFLALAPSLSRARPGFVRRVLRFAVPAGLITGAAAFVSYYLARLPPGATLPTEQTAAMITLFTASLYVLILVARPFVWWKAVLVATMVGLFVLVSVFPAGRRFFQLEYGGWQQVLTSLAVAACAAVALELLYRWVRHRGAQTPPLTRTG; translated from the coding sequence GTGGACGGCGTGCTCGAGGACCTCGCTCCGGACGGTCTGACCAGCGCCCAGGTCGCCGAGCGGGTCGCGTCCGGCCGGACCAACCGCCTCCCGCCCGCCTCCAGCCGCTCGCTCGCGGCGATCGTCCGGGCCAACGTGCTGACCTGGTTCAACGGCCTGATCTTCACCCTGTTCGTGATCATGCTGGTGGTCGGGCCGTTCCAGGACGCGCTGTTCGGCTTCGTCATCGTCTTCAACGCCCTGATCGGCATCGTGCAGGAGTGGCGGGCCAAACGCACCCTCGACTCGCTGGCCATCGTCGGCGAGGCGCGGCCGCGGGTGCTGCGCGACGGCGCCGTGCGGCAGCTGACCGCGGCGGAGATCGTGCTCGACGACGTGATCCTGCTCGGACCGGGGGAGAAGATCCCGGTCGACGGCGAGGTGCTCGACGCCGCCGCGCTCGAGGTGGACGAGTCGCTGTTGACCGGCGAGGCCGATCCGGTGCGCAAGACGGACGGCGACGAGGCGCTCTCCGGCTCGTTCGTGGTCGCCGGGCGCGGATCGATCCGCGCGAGGAAGGTCGGCGCCGACGCGCACGCGGCGCGGCTGGCGGCCGAGGCCCAGCAGTTCACGCTGGTGCGTTCCGAGCTGCGCGACGGAGTCGCCCACATCATCAGGTTCCTGACCTACCTGCTGGTGCCGGCCGGGATCCTGCAGATCATCGTGCAGACGTCCCTCGCCGGCGGTTTCCGCTCCGGACTCAGCCGTACGGTGGCCGGGATCGTGCCGATGGTGCCCGAGGGCCTGGTGCTGCTCACGTCCGTAGCCTTCGCCGTCGGGGTGGTGCGGTTGGGCCGGCGCAACTGTCTGGTGCAGGAGCTTCCCGCGATCGAGGGGCTGGCCCGGGTGGACACCGTCTGCCTGGACAAGACCGGCACGCTCACCGAAGGCGGCATGCGGTTGAGCGGGATCGAGACGCTCGCCGAGGATCCGACGGAGGAACAGGTCCGCGCCGCGCTCGGGGCGCTCGGCGCCCTGGAGGATCACCCGAACGCGACGATGGCCGCTGTCATCGAGGGCTGCCCGGCGCCGCAGCCGGTGTGGCGGCCCGAAGGCGTGGCGGCGTTCTCCTCCGCCCGCAAGTGGAGTGGCGCGAGCTTCGCCGACGACCGCGGTACTTGGCTGATCGGCGCCCCCGACATCCTCGGCGCGGGCACGGCCGCAGCGGACCGCGCGCAGGAGCGGGGCGCAGGCGGCCTACGCGTGCTGCTGCTGGCGAGATCGGCGGTCGAGCTCTCCGACGACGCCGAGTTCAGCACCGCGCAGATGCATCCGGAGCCGGCCGCGCTCGTGCTGCTCGAACAGCGCATCCGCTCCGACGCCGCGCCCACGCTCGAGTACTTCGCGCAGCAGGACGTCCATCTGAAGGTGATCTCCGGGGACAACGCGGTCTCCGTCGGCGCGGTCGCCGCGTCGCTCGGCCTGCCCGGCGCCGAGGACCCGCTCGACGCCCGAGAGCTGCCGACGGCTTCCGAGGACGACGTGCCGACGCCCGAGACCGTCGACGCCACCTTCGCCGAAGAGGTGACCGGCCACTCCGTCTTCGGCCGGGTGACGCCGCGCCAGAAGCAGCAGATGGTGGTGGCGCTGCAGAGCCGCGGCCACATCGTGGCGATGACCGGCGACGGCGTGAACGACGTGCTCGCGCTGAAGAACGCGGACATCGGCATCGCGATGGGTTCCGGCTCCGGGGCGGCGCGCGCGGTCGCCCAGATCGTGCTGCTCGACGAACGCTTCGCCACGCTGCCCTCGGTGGTGGCGGAGGGGCGGCGGGTGGTGGGCAACATCGAGCGGGTCTCGAACCTCTTCCTGGTCAAGTCCTTCGAGTCGTTCCTGCTCGTGGTGCTCACCGGCATCCTGCGGCTGCCCTACCCGTTCCTGCCGCGCCACTCCACGCTCGTGAGCACGCTGACGATCGGCACGCCCTCGTTCTTCCTCGCGCTCGCCCCCAGCCTGAGCCGGGCCCGGCCCGGCTTCGTCCGCAGGGTGCTGCGCTTCGCCGTGCCGGCCGGGCTGATCACCGGCGCCGCCGCGTTCGTGTCCTACTACCTGGCCCGCCTCCCGCCCGGGGCGACGCTGCCGACCGAGCAGACCGCCGCGATGATCACACTGTTCACGGCCAGCCTGTACGTGCTGATCCTGGTCGCCCGGCCGTTCGTGTGGTGGAAGGCGGTGCTGGTGGCGACGATGGTGGGACTGTTCGTGCTGGTCTCGGTGTTCCCGGCCGGACGCCGGTTCTTCCAGCTCGAATACGGCGGCTGGCAGCAGGTGCTGACCTCGCTGGCGGTGGCCGCCTGCGCGGCCGTGGCGCTGGAACTGCTCTATCGCTGGGTGCGCCACCGCGGCGCCCAGACCCCACCCCTCACCCGAACGGGCTAA
- a CDS encoding DUF389 domain-containing protein produces MPLLHVRVLCPPELTGEVLEAFGASGGAVHLARQDGVALGPAEDVISCDLVRQRADDLLAHLRTLGLAERGAVLVAPVEAVMSPWAEQAERFVGSGAADAVVWDDLVRTATVAAENSRAYLAFMAIAMMVAACGIELDNPILIVGSMVLGPDYAPLSALAVALPMRRWRLAGRALATLLIGFAVGIALTAVFGWIMRAADLFEPGTLNKPHPNTGFIWRPDAFSFVVSWLGGAAMALSFTTSQVTALVGVVISVTTIPAAAAVALNVDDGFYAAGRGAIQQLGINLAGIVLAGSLVLLTLRLKTLWDRRAAAGKAVPRS; encoded by the coding sequence GTGCCCCTGCTCCACGTCCGCGTGCTGTGCCCGCCGGAGCTGACCGGCGAGGTGCTCGAGGCCTTCGGCGCGTCCGGCGGCGCGGTGCACCTCGCCCGGCAGGACGGCGTGGCGCTCGGCCCGGCCGAGGACGTGATCAGCTGCGACCTGGTCCGCCAGCGGGCCGACGACCTGCTCGCGCACCTGCGCACGCTGGGCCTCGCCGAGCGCGGGGCGGTGCTCGTGGCGCCGGTCGAGGCGGTCATGTCGCCCTGGGCCGAGCAGGCCGAACGGTTCGTCGGCTCCGGCGCGGCGGACGCGGTGGTCTGGGACGATCTCGTGCGCACGGCCACCGTCGCCGCCGAGAACAGCCGGGCCTATCTGGCCTTCATGGCGATCGCGATGATGGTCGCGGCCTGCGGGATCGAGCTGGACAACCCGATCCTGATCGTCGGGTCGATGGTGCTCGGCCCGGACTACGCCCCGCTCAGCGCGCTGGCGGTGGCCCTGCCGATGCGCCGGTGGCGGCTGGCCGGGCGGGCGCTGGCGACGCTGCTGATCGGCTTCGCCGTGGGGATCGCGCTCACAGCGGTGTTCGGCTGGATCATGCGGGCCGCGGACCTGTTCGAGCCGGGCACGCTGAACAAGCCGCACCCGAACACCGGGTTCATCTGGCGGCCGGACGCCTTCTCCTTCGTCGTCTCCTGGCTCGGCGGCGCGGCGATGGCGCTCTCGTTCACCACCTCGCAGGTGACCGCGCTGGTGGGCGTGGTCATCTCGGTGACCACGATCCCGGCCGCGGCGGCCGTCGCCCTCAACGTGGACGACGGCTTCTACGCGGCCGGGCGTGGCGCGATCCAGCAGCTCGGGATCAACCTCGCGGGCATCGTGCTGGCCGGTTCGCTGGTCCTCCTGACGCTGCGTCTGAAGACCCTCTGGGATCGGCGCGCAGCCGCCGGCAAGGCAGTGCCGCGCAGCTGA
- a CDS encoding glutamate decarboxylase, with translation MTVHTTHAQVDRALAPSPLYAGSLVSEIPRAHLGERGMSAELAASIVADELLLDGHARLNLATFCATVGESSIDALAAGAARVNITNQDEYPASVEIERRLCAIVANLWHAPADYASVPTTGSSEAIQLAVLAARQRFRERGGTGVPNLVYSAAAHPCWDKACRYFDVEPRRLPIPATPGAPPLDPAAARSAIDENTIAVAATLGYPSTGLFDDIHALANMLDRVQRDTGIDVGLHVDAASGGFTVPFSHPDLLWDFALERVHSINASGHKYAGAPLGLGFVAWRHDDLLPDHLCFDVNLLGGQPVKSFSLTFSRPAAPIIAAYTTMLRLGREGYTGLVDHEREVAAMVAEAVSRYGFTLWGDGTQLPLVAFSIPSDSPRSWGLEHLSAKLREKGWQLPVYALPAAADDVLVARVTCRAGLSADLAYRLVADMDAAVMALDLHDGGHPVAPIEGFHQA, from the coding sequence ATGACGGTACACACCACACACGCGCAGGTGGACCGCGCGCTGGCACCCTCGCCGCTGTACGCCGGCTCGCTCGTCTCCGAGATCCCGCGCGCGCACCTCGGCGAGCGCGGGATGAGCGCCGAACTCGCGGCCTCCATCGTGGCCGACGAACTGCTGCTCGACGGCCACGCCCGGCTCAACCTGGCCACCTTCTGCGCCACCGTCGGCGAGTCGTCCATCGACGCGCTCGCGGCCGGCGCGGCGCGGGTCAACATCACCAACCAGGACGAGTACCCGGCCTCGGTCGAGATCGAGCGGCGGCTGTGCGCCATCGTCGCGAACCTGTGGCACGCCCCCGCGGACTACGCGTCCGTGCCCACCACCGGCAGCTCGGAGGCGATCCAGCTCGCCGTGCTCGCAGCCCGGCAACGCTTCCGGGAGCGCGGCGGCACCGGCGTCCCGAACCTCGTCTACTCGGCCGCCGCGCACCCCTGCTGGGACAAGGCCTGCCGCTACTTCGACGTAGAGCCGCGCCGGCTGCCGATCCCGGCGACCCCGGGCGCCCCGCCGCTCGACCCGGCCGCCGCGCGCTCCGCGATCGACGAGAACACCATCGCCGTCGCGGCCACCCTCGGCTACCCCTCGACCGGCCTGTTCGACGACATCCACGCGCTCGCCAACATGCTCGACCGGGTCCAGCGCGACACCGGCATCGACGTCGGCCTGCACGTGGACGCCGCCTCGGGCGGTTTCACCGTGCCGTTCAGCCACCCGGACCTGCTCTGGGACTTCGCCCTCGAACGGGTGCACTCGATCAACGCGTCCGGCCACAAGTACGCCGGCGCGCCGCTCGGCCTCGGTTTCGTCGCCTGGCGGCACGACGACCTGCTGCCGGATCACCTCTGCTTCGACGTGAACCTGCTCGGCGGGCAGCCGGTGAAGTCCTTCTCGCTCACCTTCTCCCGCCCGGCCGCGCCGATCATCGCCGCGTACACGACGATGCTCCGGCTCGGCCGTGAGGGCTACACCGGGCTCGTCGACCACGAGCGCGAGGTCGCCGCGATGGTCGCGGAGGCGGTGAGCCGCTACGGCTTCACGCTCTGGGGCGACGGCACCCAGCTGCCGCTGGTGGCCTTCAGCATCCCGTCCGACTCGCCGCGCAGCTGGGGCCTGGAGCACCTGTCCGCGAAGCTGCGCGAGAAGGGCTGGCAGCTGCCGGTCTACGCCTTGCCGGCCGCAGCCGACGACGTCCTCGTCGCGCGGGTGACGTGCCGGGCCGGGCTATCGGCCGACCTCGCCTACCGGCTCGTCGCGGACATGGACGCCGCCGTCATGGCCCTCGATCTGCACGACGGCGGCCACCCCGTCGCCCCGATCGAAGGCTTCCACCAGGCCTGA
- a CDS encoding FAD-dependent oxidoreductase yields the protein MSEVGSRLNERACAVLVVDSDPVQREETVEGLRRHFGPAARVHGANGLREAAEVLAHLSVTGAAMALAVSAHRLVDGTGIELFSHVRGSAPTAKRLLLTTMDQADAAIQAINQAQTDRYAVLPAYPLEERILPIVDDLLGEWFAEHAAAQIGVTVLGHRFAAISYTVKDYLTRSLVPFTWMDLGEDPEAQALARDLNLPTPAPTTVLLDDGRCLFDPSIAELAKTLGLTQEATRQSYDLIIVGGGPAGLAAAVYGACEGMSVVVIEDDCPGGQAGVSPRIENYLGFPAGLSGADFAHRALAQARRLGVEWCAAKVATGLMPGGDAHLVTLDDGKSLVGRTVLIATGMTWRALDAPGVEELHNAGVYYGSSEAEAKQAAGEDVVVAGSGNPAGQAALQFAAYARSVTLVVREESLRGGGMSDRLAEQIEHNGKISVRTGVEVGEVRGYGRLEKVVLLEVAGGGTETIPANSMHIMVGTVPCSEWVRGVLAVDEFGFILTDAEVSRRPEMLPEPWLLERGPHLSETSVPGVFAAGDVRAGSVKRVGAAVGQGAVAVAAVAHYLRELDDAQQAAIEGVGTVPEALEAPPRELEAPQE from the coding sequence ATGAGCGAGGTCGGCAGTCGGTTGAACGAGCGCGCCTGCGCGGTCTTGGTCGTCGACTCCGACCCGGTCCAGCGCGAGGAGACGGTCGAGGGTCTGCGCCGCCACTTCGGCCCGGCCGCGCGGGTGCACGGCGCGAACGGGCTGCGGGAGGCGGCCGAGGTGCTCGCGCACCTGAGCGTCACCGGCGCGGCCATGGCCCTCGCGGTCAGCGCGCACCGGCTGGTCGACGGCACCGGGATCGAGCTGTTCAGCCACGTCCGCGGCTCGGCGCCGACGGCCAAGCGGCTGCTGCTGACCACGATGGACCAGGCGGACGCGGCGATCCAGGCGATCAACCAGGCGCAGACCGACCGGTACGCGGTGCTGCCCGCCTATCCGCTGGAGGAGCGGATCCTGCCGATCGTGGACGACCTGCTCGGCGAGTGGTTCGCCGAGCACGCGGCCGCGCAGATCGGGGTGACCGTGCTCGGGCACCGCTTCGCCGCGATCTCCTACACGGTCAAGGACTACCTCACCCGCAGCCTCGTCCCGTTCACCTGGATGGATCTCGGCGAGGACCCGGAGGCGCAGGCGCTGGCCCGGGATCTGAACCTGCCCACCCCGGCGCCGACGACAGTGCTGCTCGACGACGGGCGCTGCCTGTTCGATCCCTCCATCGCCGAACTCGCCAAGACCCTGGGCCTGACCCAGGAGGCCACCCGGCAGTCCTACGACCTGATCATCGTGGGCGGCGGGCCGGCCGGCCTGGCCGCGGCCGTCTACGGGGCCTGCGAGGGCATGAGCGTGGTCGTGATCGAGGACGACTGCCCGGGCGGCCAGGCCGGGGTCAGCCCCCGGATCGAGAACTACCTCGGCTTCCCGGCCGGCCTGTCCGGCGCCGACTTCGCCCATCGCGCGCTGGCCCAGGCCAGGCGGCTCGGCGTGGAGTGGTGCGCGGCGAAGGTGGCCACCGGCCTGATGCCCGGCGGTGACGCGCACCTGGTCACCCTGGACGACGGCAAGTCGCTGGTCGGGCGCACGGTGCTGATCGCCACCGGCATGACCTGGCGGGCCCTGGACGCCCCGGGCGTGGAGGAACTGCACAACGCAGGGGTCTACTACGGCTCCTCGGAGGCGGAGGCCAAGCAGGCCGCCGGCGAGGACGTGGTCGTGGCCGGCTCCGGCAACCCGGCCGGCCAGGCGGCGCTCCAGTTCGCCGCATACGCGCGGTCGGTGACGCTGGTGGTGCGCGAGGAGTCGCTGCGCGGCGGCGGGATGTCGGACCGGCTGGCCGAGCAGATCGAGCACAACGGGAAGATCAGCGTCCGGACCGGCGTCGAGGTCGGCGAGGTGCGCGGCTACGGCCGGCTGGAGAAGGTGGTTCTGCTCGAGGTCGCCGGCGGCGGCACCGAGACGATCCCGGCGAACAGCATGCACATCATGGTCGGCACGGTGCCCTGCTCGGAATGGGTGCGCGGCGTGCTGGCAGTGGACGAGTTCGGCTTCATCCTCACCGACGCCGAGGTCTCCCGGCGCCCGGAGATGCTCCCTGAGCCGTGGCTGCTCGAGCGCGGGCCGCACCTGTCCGAGACCTCGGTGCCCGGCGTGTTCGCGGCCGGCGACGTGCGCGCCGGATCGGTCAAGCGGGTCGGCGCGGCAGTCGGGCAGGGCGCCGTCGCCGTCGCGGCCGTCGCCCACTACCTGCGCGAGCTCGACGACGCGCAACAGGCGGCGATCGAGGGCGTCGGCACGGTGCCCGAGGCGCTGGAGGCGCCGCCGCGCGAACTCGAGGCGCCGCAGGAGTGA
- a CDS encoding phosphodiester glycosidase family protein, which translates to MNPLPEPEASADDAHAALELSVAPPPGSDQPPAGPKGPRRSRRRRYLWRGLLGVFVLLFGYIGITLVPYLTAPGTDPLNARVAEWARDHDMSMIVTWLENESYTPPATGGTLDPSELAQLKARGDAAKGDDAAGRARLKLAPGDRPVDIVPFAAGTIPGEGVFSPTVVGPLGNPIVESAALRPDADHTADLAYVAWLNQKALRFTLNPGYQQPGGAWDEPDYLSSDVLPRLVATWNGGFKVDPDDAMGGFYEGGREAVPLVDGKAAEVFYRDGSLKIGQWGRDETMSPDVFAVRENLNLLVDQGELKVGPMDGSGADWGYTIKGWYYIARSGVGMTANGDIVYVGGNQLSVYTLAKLLKAAGAVYGMELDINPDWTSFMTYNGLQDGQHPAAQKLWDFNPPADRYFSPSDRDFVTVHAR; encoded by the coding sequence ATGAACCCGCTTCCCGAGCCCGAAGCCTCCGCCGACGACGCCCACGCCGCCCTCGAACTGAGCGTCGCGCCGCCGCCCGGATCGGACCAGCCGCCGGCCGGGCCCAAGGGTCCGCGCCGCTCGCGTCGGCGCCGGTACCTGTGGCGCGGGCTCCTGGGCGTGTTCGTGCTGCTGTTCGGGTACATCGGGATCACTCTGGTGCCCTACCTCACCGCGCCGGGCACCGACCCGCTCAACGCCCGGGTGGCCGAGTGGGCCCGCGACCACGACATGAGCATGATCGTGACCTGGCTCGAGAACGAGAGCTACACGCCGCCGGCCACCGGCGGCACGCTCGACCCCTCCGAGCTGGCCCAGCTCAAGGCCCGCGGCGATGCCGCCAAGGGCGACGACGCGGCCGGCCGGGCCCGGCTCAAGCTCGCTCCGGGCGACCGGCCCGTCGACATCGTCCCGTTCGCGGCCGGCACGATCCCGGGGGAGGGCGTGTTCTCCCCGACCGTGGTCGGCCCGCTGGGCAACCCGATCGTGGAGTCGGCCGCGCTGCGCCCGGACGCCGACCACACCGCCGACCTCGCCTACGTCGCCTGGCTCAACCAGAAGGCGCTGCGCTTCACCCTGAACCCGGGCTACCAGCAGCCCGGCGGCGCCTGGGACGAGCCGGACTACCTCTCCTCGGACGTGCTCCCGCGGCTCGTGGCCACCTGGAACGGCGGGTTCAAGGTGGATCCGGACGACGCGATGGGCGGCTTCTACGAGGGCGGGCGCGAGGCGGTCCCGCTGGTGGACGGCAAGGCTGCGGAGGTGTTCTACCGCGACGGCTCGCTCAAGATCGGCCAGTGGGGGCGCGACGAGACGATGAGTCCGGACGTGTTCGCGGTGCGGGAGAACCTCAACCTGCTCGTCGACCAGGGCGAGCTGAAGGTCGGCCCGATGGACGGATCCGGCGCGGACTGGGGCTACACGATCAAGGGCTGGTACTACATCGCCCGCTCGGGCGTGGGCATGACCGCCAACGGAGACATCGTCTACGTCGGCGGCAACCAGCTGTCCGTCTACACCCTGGCCAAGCTGCTTAAGGCGGCCGGCGCCGTCTACGGCATGGAGCTGGACATCAACCCGGACTGGACCTCGTTCATGACCTACAACGGGCTGCAGGACGGGCAGCACCCGGCGGCCCAGAAGCTGTGGGACTTCAACCCGCCCGCCGACCGCTACTTCTCGCCCTCGGACCGGGACTTCGTGACCGTGCACGCCCGCTGA
- a CDS encoding TetR/AcrR family transcriptional regulator encodes MVLETPRRRRTRPGEGGLLREEILVAAESLLAGAQDASVLTLRAVAARTGVTTPAVYRHFADKDELVAAVCMRVWEQLGRDMRTAIDATEDPFQGLRRGAGAFVRFGLEHPVQYRLLMMGRPRDTGARPGQEAAKACLRHLAEATRPCIEAGVLQGDPERIALRALTCLHGCVALMIAHPSFPWPEDQDAFCDEVARMSGLGNAALGEMNAAALPGVPTTGQFVRAFDVWSSRLN; translated from the coding sequence ATGGTTCTCGAGACGCCGAGACGCCGACGCACCCGCCCCGGCGAGGGCGGCTTGCTCCGTGAGGAGATCCTGGTCGCGGCGGAGAGCCTGCTGGCCGGCGCGCAGGACGCGTCCGTGCTCACGCTGCGCGCGGTGGCCGCGCGGACGGGCGTGACCACCCCGGCCGTCTACCGCCACTTCGCCGACAAGGACGAGCTCGTCGCCGCGGTCTGCATGCGGGTGTGGGAGCAGCTGGGCCGGGACATGCGGACCGCGATCGACGCGACCGAGGATCCGTTCCAGGGCCTGCGCCGCGGCGCGGGCGCGTTCGTGCGCTTCGGGCTCGAGCACCCGGTGCAATACCGGCTGCTGATGATGGGACGGCCCCGGGACACCGGCGCCCGGCCCGGGCAGGAGGCCGCGAAGGCCTGCCTGCGCCACTTGGCCGAGGCCACCAGGCCGTGCATCGAAGCCGGGGTGCTGCAGGGGGATCCGGAGCGGATCGCGCTGCGGGCGCTGACCTGCCTGCACGGATGTGTGGCGCTGATGATCGCGCACCCGAGCTTCCCGTGGCCCGAGGACCAGGACGCGTTCTGCGACGAGGTGGCCCGCATGTCCGGCCTCGGCAACGCGGCCCTCGGCGAGATGAACGCCGCCGCGCTGCCGGGCGTGCCGACGACCGGCCAGTTCGTGCGGGCTTTCGACGTGTGGAGCAGCCGCCTGAACTAG
- a CDS encoding PaaI family thioesterase has protein sequence MSEFPAAQRSGLRLFELYREGALEPSGIAELLDLRCPEVEEGRIVFTAKSRRDFANPLGMLHGGIAATLLDSAMGCAVHTTLPAGMVYTSLDISVRYIRAGAVDGGELRAEGRVVHRGRKIRTAEATLTDEQGRVLATATSSLMIMAAPSSHPASDAAAESEAAA, from the coding sequence GTGTCCGAGTTCCCCGCAGCGCAGCGCAGCGGCCTGCGCCTGTTCGAGCTCTACCGCGAGGGCGCGCTCGAACCGAGCGGCATCGCGGAACTGCTCGACCTCCGCTGCCCGGAGGTGGAGGAGGGGCGGATCGTGTTCACCGCGAAGTCCCGCCGCGACTTCGCCAACCCGCTCGGCATGCTGCACGGCGGGATAGCCGCCACTCTGCTCGACTCGGCGATGGGCTGCGCCGTGCACACGACGCTGCCGGCCGGCATGGTCTACACCTCGCTGGACATCTCCGTGCGCTACATCAGGGCCGGCGCCGTCGACGGCGGCGAACTGCGGGCCGAGGGCCGGGTCGTGCACCGGGGCCGGAAGATCCGCACCGCCGAGGCCACGCTGACCGACGAGCAGGGGCGGGTGCTGGCCACGGCCACCTCGTCGCTGATGATCATGGCGGCGCCGTCCAGCCACCCTGCGTCTGATGCCGCCGCGGAGTCCGAAGCGGCGGCGTAG
- a CDS encoding putative protein N(5)-glutamine methyltransferase, with product MDAVVTRLRAAGCVFAEEEAQLLLAQASDPAELGSMVDRRVAGEPLELVLGWAEFAGLRIGVAPGVFVPRRRTEHLVQVARALLAPDEVVVDLCCGAGAVGAALADGLAGRLELHASDVDPVATDCARRNLAGLIAERKAFVYTGDLDMPLPERLAGRVSVLTANVPYVPTAEIEYLPSEAREYEPLVALDGGSDGLDVLRRVAACAPRWLRPGGHVLIEISDRQEGAAVEAFRDAGLEAAVHESDEDEYPTYVLVGRRTGSA from the coding sequence ATGGACGCGGTGGTCACGCGGCTGCGGGCGGCGGGCTGCGTGTTCGCCGAGGAGGAGGCGCAGCTCCTGCTGGCTCAGGCCTCGGACCCGGCCGAACTCGGGAGCATGGTCGACCGCCGGGTCGCGGGGGAGCCGTTGGAGCTCGTCCTCGGCTGGGCCGAGTTCGCCGGGCTGCGGATCGGCGTCGCTCCGGGGGTCTTCGTGCCGCGGCGCCGCACCGAGCACCTCGTGCAGGTGGCTCGCGCGCTGCTCGCGCCCGACGAGGTGGTGGTGGACCTCTGCTGCGGCGCGGGGGCGGTGGGAGCGGCGTTGGCGGACGGGCTGGCCGGCCGGCTCGAACTGCACGCGTCGGATGTGGATCCGGTGGCCACCGATTGCGCGCGTCGCAATCTCGCCGGGCTTATCGCCGAGCGCAAAGCGTTCGTCTATACGGGTGACCTGGATATGCCGCTGCCGGAGCGGCTCGCCGGGCGGGTGAGTGTGCTGACCGCCAACGTGCCCTACGTCCCGACCGCCGAGATCGAGTACCTGCCTTCGGAAGCGCGCGAGTACGAGCCCTTGGTAGCGCTGGACGGCGGCTCCGACGGTCTCGACGTGCTCCGACGCGTCGCGGCGTGTGCTCCGCGCTGGCTGCGGCCGGGCGGCCATGTGCTCATCGAGATCAGCGACCGGCAGGAAGGCGCCGCGGTCGAGGCGTTCCGAGACGCGGGACTGGAGGCCGCGGTGCACGAGTCCGACGAGGATGAGTACCCCACGTACGTGCTCGTCGGCCGGCGAACCGGTTCGGCGTAG
- a CDS encoding DUF1003 domain-containing protein, which yields MSLYTVIRHPHVHRRRHHGPVHSAHEHVGVNGRIAAWVTRRVGSMWTVYGFAAFTSVWMILGSGSLYGFDPYPYPFLLFLGNIVQLLLIFVILLGQQVLGRSADKRALATYLDAEAILHDCEEIQNHLIAQDEHLGSCVELSEEDRKELTLAAERLEAPAKMDDEYIGLNGRLAAWVTHRVGTMSAFYAATGFQLGWILLAQLHVITFDPYPYPFLLFISSLAQLLLMCVIMVGQQVIGRAADKRALQTFVDAEAVLQACERLQHHLKAQDLAIRHVVTHMEQCRPAAEEAAAKWPVG from the coding sequence ATGAGCCTCTACACCGTCATCCGGCACCCGCACGTGCACCGGCGCCGGCACCACGGCCCGGTCCACTCCGCACACGAACACGTGGGTGTCAACGGCCGCATCGCCGCGTGGGTCACCCGGCGGGTCGGGTCGATGTGGACGGTCTACGGCTTCGCCGCCTTCACCTCGGTGTGGATGATCCTCGGCTCGGGCTCGCTGTACGGATTCGACCCCTACCCGTACCCCTTCCTGCTGTTCCTCGGCAACATCGTGCAGCTGCTGCTCATCTTCGTCATCCTGCTCGGCCAGCAGGTGCTCGGCCGCAGCGCGGACAAGCGGGCGCTGGCGACCTACCTGGACGCCGAGGCGATCCTGCACGACTGCGAGGAGATCCAGAACCACCTGATCGCCCAGGACGAGCACCTCGGCTCCTGCGTGGAGCTGAGCGAGGAGGACCGCAAGGAGCTGACGCTGGCGGCGGAGCGGCTCGAGGCGCCGGCCAAGATGGACGACGAGTACATCGGCCTCAACGGCCGCCTCGCCGCCTGGGTGACCCACCGCGTCGGCACCATGTCCGCGTTCTACGCCGCGACCGGCTTCCAGCTCGGCTGGATCCTGCTGGCGCAGCTGCACGTGATCACGTTCGACCCGTATCCGTACCCGTTCCTGCTGTTCATCTCCAGCCTCGCGCAGCTGCTGCTGATGTGCGTGATCATGGTCGGCCAGCAGGTGATAGGCCGCGCGGCGGACAAGCGGGCGCTGCAGACGTTCGTCGACGCCGAGGCCGTGCTGCAGGCCTGCGAACGCCTGCAGCACCACCTCAAGGCGCAGGATCTGGCCATCCGTCACGTCGTCACGCATATGGAGCAATGCCGCCCCGCCGCCGAGGAAGCCGCGGCGAAGTGGCCGGTGGGCTGA